Proteins encoded by one window of uncultured Bacteroides sp.:
- a CDS encoding MBL fold metallo-hydrolase: protein MKIKFISLASGSSGNCYYLGTDKHGILIDAGIGIRTIKKSLKEVNLSLNNVLAVFVTHDHADHIKSVGHLGEKYNIPVYSTREIHEGINKSYCMTEKLSTSVHYINKEEPMKLDEFNISAFEVPHDGTDNVGYCIEIGEKVFSFLTDLGHITETAAHYICKANYLILEANYDLEMLRMGPYPKYLKERIAGPNGHMSNNDTAEFLAENINENLKYIWLCHLSKDNNHPELAYKTVEWKLKSKGVIVGKDVQLIALKRSSPSEFYEFE, encoded by the coding sequence ATGAAAATAAAATTTATAAGTTTAGCAAGTGGAAGCAGCGGAAACTGTTACTACTTAGGCACTGATAAACACGGCATTTTAATTGACGCAGGTATAGGGATTCGTACGATTAAGAAAAGTCTTAAAGAAGTTAATCTTTCTTTAAATAACGTTCTTGCTGTATTTGTAACTCATGACCATGCTGACCACATTAAATCTGTGGGACATTTAGGCGAAAAATATAATATCCCCGTATATTCCACAAGAGAAATACACGAAGGTATAAATAAGAGCTACTGTATGACTGAAAAACTTTCTACTTCGGTTCATTATATAAATAAGGAAGAGCCAATGAAGTTAGATGAGTTTAATATTTCTGCATTTGAGGTTCCTCATGATGGAACTGATAATGTGGGTTATTGCATAGAAATTGGTGAGAAAGTGTTTTCTTTCCTCACGGATCTAGGCCATATTACAGAAACAGCAGCACATTATATATGTAAAGCCAATTATTTGATTCTGGAAGCGAACTATGATTTAGAGATGCTTCGCATGGGGCCATATCCTAAATATTTAAAAGAACGCATTGCTGGCCCTAATGGACACATGAGTAATAATGACACAGCTGAATTCCTTGCAGAAAATATTAATGAAAACCTAAAATATATCTGGCTTTGTCACCTAAGTAAAGATAATAATCATCCAGAACTGGCATATAAAACAGTAGAATGGAAATTAAAAAGCAAAGGTGTAATTGTTGGAAAAGATGTGCAACTCATTGCTTTAAAGCGAAGTAGCCCATCTGAATTTTATGAATTTGAATAA
- a CDS encoding sodium:solute symporter, translated as MELLDWIIIGVFLLTLIGIVYWVMRNKTGNTSDFFLSGRSETWITVGAAIFAANIGSEHLVGLAGAGAESGMAMAHWEMQGWMILILGWVFVPFYAHSKVFTMPEFLSRRFNQNASSTLSIITLISYVLTKVSVTAFTGGIFLETILGIDFWYGAIGLVLLTGIFSVLAGMKGIMVISVVQTPILIVGSLTILVLGLLKIGGGGILEGWQSTLQYIGENRHLIHADPSDPLYAKFPGVGVIFGAAIIGFWYWCTDQHIVQRVLAAKDLKNARRGTIFAGFLKILPVFMFLIPGMIAAALKAKGVDGFNFDSNDKAFGSMVINLLPMGIKGLVTVGFIAALVTSLAAHFNSSATLFTIDFYKIKHPKASEKRLVWVGRMATITVVFLGLIWIPIMRGIGNVLYEYLQNVQSLIAPAIAAVFVLGVFNKRITPKAGEWGLLIGFIVGMLRLTLLVFHKDIAPDSFLGGIIAINWLYFCIFLFLFTMAVMFIISYFTPKATEEQLKGITYFTQDKAQLAETRASWSTVDIITSVVVVGICVAFYAYFW; from the coding sequence ATGGAATTATTAGATTGGATTATTATTGGAGTATTCCTTCTAACCCTTATTGGAATTGTTTATTGGGTTATGAGGAACAAAACAGGCAACACAAGCGATTTCTTCCTTTCAGGACGTAGCGAAACTTGGATTACAGTCGGTGCGGCTATTTTCGCGGCAAACATTGGTTCGGAACACTTAGTAGGTCTGGCAGGTGCAGGTGCAGAAAGCGGCATGGCTATGGCACACTGGGAAATGCAAGGCTGGATGATTCTTATCCTTGGTTGGGTATTCGTGCCTTTTTATGCTCACAGCAAGGTATTTACAATGCCTGAATTCTTATCAAGACGTTTTAATCAAAATGCAAGTTCAACTTTATCAATCATCACCCTTATCAGTTACGTACTTACAAAAGTATCTGTAACAGCATTTACCGGAGGTATCTTCCTTGAGACAATTCTTGGTATTGATTTCTGGTATGGTGCAATTGGCCTTGTTCTTCTTACCGGTATCTTCAGTGTACTTGCGGGAATGAAGGGTATCATGGTTATTTCTGTTGTTCAGACTCCGATTCTGATCGTTGGTTCATTAACGATTCTTGTATTAGGACTTCTCAAAATTGGTGGAGGTGGTATCCTTGAAGGATGGCAGTCAACATTACAATATATCGGTGAAAACCGCCATTTGATTCACGCTGATCCTTCAGATCCTTTATATGCAAAATTCCCTGGTGTCGGAGTTATCTTTGGTGCTGCAATTATCGGATTTTGGTATTGGTGTACTGACCAACACATTGTACAACGAGTTCTTGCTGCAAAAGACTTAAAGAATGCTCGTAGAGGTACAATCTTTGCTGGTTTTCTTAAGATTCTTCCAGTATTCATGTTCCTTATCCCTGGTATGATTGCTGCTGCTTTAAAAGCTAAAGGAGTAGACGGATTCAACTTTGATTCAAATGATAAAGCTTTTGGTAGCATGGTTATCAACTTATTACCAATGGGTATTAAAGGTCTTGTAACTGTAGGTTTCATTGCAGCTCTTGTAACTTCTTTGGCTGCTCACTTCAATTCATCTGCTACACTTTTCACTATTGACTTCTATAAAATCAAGCATCCTAAAGCAAGTGAAAAACGTCTTGTATGGGTAGGACGTATGGCAACAATCACCGTTGTATTCCTTGGTTTGATCTGGATTCCTATCATGAGAGGTATTGGTAACGTACTTTATGAATATCTACAGAATGTTCAATCCCTTATTGCTCCAGCTATTGCAGCTGTATTCGTTCTTGGTGTATTCAACAAGAGAATTACTCCTAAAGCAGGAGAGTGGGGATTACTTATCGGTTTCATAGTAGGTATGTTACGTTTAACCCTTTTAGTGTTCCACAAGGACATTGCACCAGATAGCTTCCTTGGAGGAATAATTGCTATCAACTGGTTATACTTCTGTATATTCCTGTTCTTATTCACTATGGCCGTAATGTTCATTATAAGTTACTTTACTCCAAAGGCTACTGAAGAACAATTAAAAGGTATCACATACTTCACTCAAGATAAAGCTCAATTAGCAGAAACACGTGCAAGTTGGAGCACAGTAGATATTATTACATCAGTTGTTGTAGTTGGTATTTGCGTTGCTTTCTATGCTTACTTCTGGTAA
- a CDS encoding superoxide dismutase: MKSLLLSLILTTMTYEMPKLPYANKDLEPVISEQTVNFHYGKHLQTYVTNLNNLVPGTEYEGKSLEEIVATAPDGPIFNNAGQVLNHTLYFLQFTGKPKKHEPSGKLAEAINKEWGSFENFKKEFSNASITLFGSGWAWLSVGKDGKLHITKEANGGNPVRNGLKPILGFDVWEHSYYLDYQNRRADHIAALWSIIDWDIVGKRIE, from the coding sequence ATGAAATCATTATTATTATCTTTAATACTTACGACTATGACATACGAAATGCCAAAACTTCCATACGCAAATAAGGATTTGGAACCAGTAATTAGTGAACAAACAGTTAATTTCCATTATGGGAAACATCTTCAGACCTATGTAACCAACCTGAATAATCTTGTTCCAGGAACAGAATATGAAGGAAAAAGTTTGGAAGAAATTGTAGCTACAGCTCCCGACGGCCCAATTTTTAATAATGCCGGCCAGGTTCTTAATCATACTCTCTATTTTTTGCAGTTTACCGGAAAGCCCAAAAAACATGAACCTTCAGGAAAACTGGCTGAAGCAATTAATAAAGAATGGGGATCCTTTGAGAATTTCAAAAAAGAGTTCTCAAACGCTTCTATTACTCTTTTCGGATCGGGTTGGGCTTGGTTATCTGTCGGTAAAGACGGAAAGTTACATATTACCAAAGAAGCCAACGGAGGTAATCCTGTAAGAAATGGATTGAAACCAATCCTTGGATTCGATGTGTGGGAACATTCTTATTATCTTGATTATCAAAACAGACGTGCAGATCATATTGCAGCACTTTGGAGTATTATTGATTGGGATATTGTTGGTAAGAGGATAGAATAA
- a CDS encoding UvrD-helicase domain-containing protein produces MTNYIDELNESQRAAVLYNEGPSLVIAGAGSGKTRVLTYKIAYLLESGYEPWSILALTFTNKAAREMKARIAKQVGEQSAQYLWMGTFHSVFSRILRVEAETIGFTSNFTIYDTSDSKSLIRTIIKEMQLDEKTYKPGSVQGQISNAKNHLISPDAYAVNREMTEHDMAAKMPAIRDIYRRYWDRCRQAGAMDFDDLLFYTFLLFRDHPEILHKYQEQFKYLLVDEYQDTNFAQHSIVLQLSKKHQKVCVVGDDAQSIYSFRGANIDNILKFTKLYQNTQVFKLEQNYRSTKTIVRAANSLIEKNREQIRKEVFSEKSQGEPIGVFQAYSDVEEGDIVSNKIMELRMAQHYGYDDFAILYRTNAQSRIFEEALRKRNLPYKIYGGLSFYQRKEIKDVIAYFRLVVNPNDEEAFKRIINYPARGIGDTTVGKIIEAANTHSTSLWDVLCSPLEYGLNINKGTHTKLQGFRELIENFIRVLSEKNAYEMATSIVKEAGIVNDIYQDRTPENLSRQENIEELVNGIHDFCAMREEEGNENISLSDFLSEVSLLSDQDTDKSGDEPKITLMTIHSAKGLEFRNVFIVGLEENLFPSSMSGDSPRAMEEERRLFYVAITRAEDHCFLSFAKTRFKYGKMEFANPSRFLRDIDSSFLKLPQESVSGRHIDESPSRFRREQHERPARTLFNSEQDRQKPAFNKIAAPRNFTKMENTQSHPSSGAPIADIQSGQQIEHERFGIGEVVKVEGSGENLKATVKFRNAGEKQLLLKFARFKVIS; encoded by the coding sequence ATGACAAATTATATAGATGAACTAAATGAGAGTCAGCGCGCAGCAGTGCTTTACAATGAAGGTCCTTCACTGGTAATTGCCGGTGCCGGATCGGGAAAGACACGCGTACTAACTTATAAGATAGCTTATTTACTGGAATCCGGTTACGAGCCATGGTCTATCCTTGCCCTCACATTTACAAATAAAGCTGCAAGGGAAATGAAAGCGCGTATAGCCAAACAAGTAGGAGAGCAGAGTGCCCAGTATTTGTGGATGGGAACTTTCCATTCTGTTTTCTCTCGTATACTGAGAGTAGAAGCAGAGACTATTGGTTTTACATCCAACTTTACCATTTACGATACCAGCGATTCAAAAAGTCTTATCCGGACTATTATCAAAGAAATGCAACTGGATGAGAAAACATACAAGCCTGGTTCCGTTCAGGGACAGATCTCAAATGCGAAGAATCACCTGATCTCTCCCGATGCTTATGCGGTAAACCGTGAAATGACGGAACACGATATGGCTGCCAAGATGCCTGCAATCAGAGATATTTACCGCAGATATTGGGACAGATGCAGACAAGCTGGGGCAATGGATTTTGATGATCTACTGTTCTATACCTTTCTATTATTCAGAGATCACCCCGAGATATTGCATAAATATCAGGAACAATTCAAATACCTTCTGGTAGATGAGTATCAGGATACCAACTTTGCTCAGCACAGTATTGTTCTTCAATTATCAAAAAAGCATCAAAAGGTTTGTGTGGTAGGAGATGATGCCCAGAGTATCTACTCTTTCCGTGGTGCAAATATTGATAATATACTAAAATTCACCAAGCTATACCAAAACACGCAGGTATTTAAGCTGGAGCAAAATTATCGCTCCACCAAAACCATTGTGCGTGCTGCGAATAGCCTTATTGAGAAAAACAGAGAGCAGATTCGCAAAGAGGTATTCTCTGAAAAATCACAGGGGGAACCCATCGGTGTTTTCCAGGCATATTCGGATGTTGAGGAAGGAGATATTGTTTCCAATAAAATAATGGAGCTGCGGATGGCGCAACATTACGGATATGATGATTTTGCCATTCTTTACCGCACCAATGCACAGTCACGAATCTTCGAGGAAGCTTTGCGCAAGCGTAATCTTCCTTATAAAATTTACGGAGGTTTGTCTTTCTATCAGCGTAAGGAGATTAAAGATGTTATAGCATATTTCCGTCTGGTGGTGAATCCAAACGACGAAGAAGCCTTTAAACGAATAATTAATTACCCTGCCCGTGGAATTGGTGATACAACCGTTGGCAAAATAATTGAGGCAGCTAATACTCATTCGACAAGTCTATGGGATGTATTGTGCAGTCCGTTGGAATATGGGCTAAATATAAATAAAGGGACTCACACCAAACTGCAAGGTTTCCGTGAACTGATTGAGAACTTTATCCGTGTATTATCTGAAAAGAATGCCTATGAAATGGCAACTTCCATCGTTAAGGAAGCAGGTATTGTGAACGATATCTATCAGGACCGCACACCAGAGAACCTTAGTAGGCAGGAGAATATAGAGGAATTGGTCAATGGAATCCATGATTTCTGTGCCATGCGGGAAGAAGAAGGCAATGAGAATATTTCTCTTTCCGATTTCTTATCCGAAGTATCATTATTGTCCGATCAGGATACAGATAAATCGGGCGACGAGCCAAAGATCACTCTAATGACCATTCACTCTGCCAAAGGATTGGAATTCCGTAATGTATTTATTGTTGGACTAGAGGAAAACCTTTTCCCAAGCAGCATGTCGGGTGATTCGCCAAGAGCCATGGAAGAGGAGAGAAGACTTTTCTACGTTGCCATTACCCGTGCAGAAGATCATTGCTTTCTTTCCTTTGCCAAAACCCGTTTCAAATATGGTAAAATGGAATTTGCCAACCCGAGCCGCTTTTTGAGAGATATAGATTCCTCTTTCTTGAAATTGCCTCAGGAATCCGTCTCTGGCAGACATATAGACGAATCTCCTTCAAGATTCAGAAGAGAACAACATGAACGACCGGCACGTACGTTATTTAACTCTGAGCAAGATAGACAGAAGCCCGCTTTCAATAAGATTGCAGCTCCACGGAATTTTACTAAAATGGAAAATACGCAGTCGCACCCGTCATCAGGTGCTCCGATAGCAGACATTCAGTCAGGACAACAGATTGAACACGAACGCTTTGGCATAGGTGAAGTTGTCAAAGTAGAGGGTAGCGGAGAGAACCTGAAAGCAACGGTAAAATTCCGCAATGCCGGAGAAAAACAATTACTGTTGAAGTTTGCCCGTTTCAAAGTAATTTCGTAA